The proteins below are encoded in one region of Sphingobacterium sp. R2:
- a CDS encoding NAD(P)-binding domain-containing protein, whose protein sequence is MIKNIRHKTKIAVIGAGQAGLSAAYHLKRMGLTIGKDFMILDEAPSPGGAWQFRWDSLTLSTVNKIHDLPGMSFEETLSTSDTEVQANTAVPHYFELYEKKFALQVYRPVKVDKVYAHHNRFHIDTNNELFSALGIINATGTWENPYIPDYPGAALFQGEQLHTKDFKTADYFRGKHVIVVGGGISAIQLLDQISQITTTTWVTRRPPLFREGPFDDMAGHHAVAMVEERVRQGLPPLSVVAVTGLPYTSEIQKMEQRGVLKRFPMFKEITEKGIKWDNGKEQKADVILWNTGFKSSLSHLDAVLPKEVQGGIQMTGRLATMVAKEPRIHLVGYGPSASTIGANRAGSAAARELLSTLLNVGHSPNI, encoded by the coding sequence ATGATAAAGAATATTCGGCACAAAACAAAAATTGCTGTAATAGGTGCGGGACAAGCTGGGCTTTCCGCTGCATATCATTTAAAAAGAATGGGACTTACAATTGGGAAAGACTTTATGATCTTAGATGAAGCCCCTAGCCCAGGTGGGGCCTGGCAATTCCGTTGGGATTCGCTCACCTTAAGCACTGTTAATAAAATACACGATTTGCCTGGTATGTCGTTCGAAGAAACGCTATCCACAAGCGACACGGAGGTCCAAGCAAACACTGCCGTCCCCCATTATTTTGAGCTTTATGAGAAGAAATTTGCGCTTCAGGTATATCGGCCAGTTAAAGTAGACAAAGTCTATGCACACCATAATCGTTTTCACATCGACACAAATAACGAGCTTTTCTCAGCTCTAGGCATTATAAACGCTACAGGTACATGGGAAAACCCATACATTCCGGACTATCCCGGCGCAGCTTTATTTCAGGGAGAACAACTTCATACAAAGGATTTTAAAACTGCAGACTATTTTAGGGGAAAACATGTGATTGTTGTTGGAGGCGGCATTTCTGCCATTCAATTACTGGACCAAATCTCCCAAATAACGACAACGACCTGGGTTACACGTCGCCCACCTTTGTTTAGAGAAGGCCCCTTCGATGATATGGCAGGTCATCATGCTGTTGCGATGGTGGAAGAGCGTGTAAGACAAGGACTACCGCCTTTGTCTGTAGTGGCGGTGACAGGCCTTCCCTATACTAGTGAAATCCAAAAGATGGAACAGCGTGGAGTTCTTAAACGTTTTCCGATGTTTAAGGAAATAACAGAAAAGGGAATCAAATGGGACAACGGAAAAGAGCAAAAAGCAGATGTAATTCTTTGGAATACGGGCTTCAAAAGCTCATTGAGCCATCTCGATGCCGTTCTGCCAAAAGAAGTCCAAGGCGGAATCCAAATGACAGGCAGACTCGCTACCATGGTAGCTAAAGAGCCCAGAATTCACCTCGTGGGTTATGGCCCATCAGCATCCACTATTGGCGCAAACCGAGCCGGAAGTGCCGCGGCCAGAGAATTGCTAAGTACGCTTTTAAACGTCGGGCATAGTCCAAATATATAA
- a CDS encoding SusC/RagA family TonB-linked outer membrane protein has product MHNYLPSKHSILTMLLLRSNIQADVNWALRLGVMGLLSTSYLLANAQQNATINGVIKDETGKPIPSATVTLRNVTSGLKKTTTSRQDGTFSLDQIPAGQGYQISVSSIGFKSKELVDYTITDRDKLAINISLESSAQNLQEVVVTALGIKREKKALGYTVAELKGDELTQGKETNVANALSGKVAGVQVSRAASGAGGSSKVVIRGNNSLIGNSQPLYVVDGVPIDNQNISSPNQSGGTDYGDGIGNINPEDIETMSVLKGPNAAALYGQRGSNGVILITTKSGKAGKTRFSYGTDFSLGNGLVLPDFQNVYGQGLNGTFTHFRKDDGTIVSMSEALKNGYSGMPKMSAGRDRTTRASWGAKMEGQTYEDAYGNILQLTPKPDTYSSFFQTEKQFVNNLSIDGGTDKVNYRFSFANTDVKGYIPTNTLKRNNFGLRTQAKITDKFHIDIKANYIAQKGQNRPTLADAADNPAYLFISQPRSLGNDIMAQYKWTAQEISRQLGFSGLTERLEKTYATNSSTANPFWTIHENHNEDRRDRIIGLLRLSYDFAPWLKVTATGGTDFYTDQRFRYRPINTYQSLNRKGDIREEVIRAREDNFDVLASSNFKLTDDIKLSANLGASHQSRYLRMTGNSGNQFIVPNLFVINNTTTNSYIFDLIESKINSAYLSGQFSYKDYWFVDFSARNDWSSTLSKENNSFFYPSVSSSLVLSDAFKWQSDALSFAKIRASWAQAGSSGNPYQLTGAYSLNQYTHGGIPMASYTEIIPDPNLKNELTTSIEAGADLRFLKNRLSFSFTYYQAKTKNQILDVPIAPSSLYVKNRINAGEISNRGIEFVLGATPIKSESGFEWNTTFNYNRNRNKVESLYPGVESFLLATDRGINVVAEVGKPFGQLIGTQFAWIKDEQGNRLIDPTTGLPLRTAGRVETDLGNAQPDWLGGFANTVKYKGFNLYALVDIRQGGVIFSQSNREQIIYGTSTKTLEGRDGTYIAEGMVGQKDGSGNWTSTGTKNSKQVAAQDYWNMVASDKEVMVSEEMINDMSYIAMREISLSYSFPKKLMPHKLVNSLKLGVYGRNLFYFQRKTDGFSPEASAFNVNNSSIGIESTSLPMMRTFGINLTVGL; this is encoded by the coding sequence ATGCACAATTATTTACCTTCCAAGCATAGTATCCTGACTATGCTATTGTTGAGATCCAACATTCAAGCCGACGTAAACTGGGCACTGCGTCTTGGCGTTATGGGGCTTTTGTCAACAAGCTATCTTCTTGCTAACGCCCAACAAAATGCCACCATTAACGGAGTAATCAAAGATGAAACAGGAAAGCCCATCCCCTCGGCAACGGTTACCCTACGTAATGTGACGAGCGGATTGAAAAAAACAACAACCAGCAGACAAGACGGAACCTTTTCACTGGACCAGATTCCCGCTGGACAGGGCTACCAGATCAGCGTATCTTCCATTGGTTTTAAGAGCAAAGAACTGGTGGATTACACCATTACCGACAGAGACAAACTAGCGATCAATATCAGTTTGGAATCGAGCGCGCAAAACTTACAGGAAGTTGTCGTTACAGCGCTTGGTATTAAACGCGAAAAAAAAGCGCTCGGTTATACGGTCGCTGAACTCAAAGGTGACGAGCTGACGCAGGGTAAGGAAACCAATGTGGCTAATGCCCTATCGGGTAAAGTTGCCGGCGTGCAGGTAAGCCGTGCGGCATCTGGTGCCGGAGGTTCATCCAAGGTCGTGATACGTGGTAACAACTCACTTATCGGTAATAGCCAGCCGCTCTATGTTGTTGATGGCGTACCAATTGATAATCAAAATATTTCATCTCCAAACCAATCTGGGGGAACCGATTATGGCGACGGAATCGGAAACATCAATCCCGAAGACATCGAAACGATGTCGGTATTAAAAGGCCCGAATGCGGCCGCACTTTATGGACAAAGAGGAAGTAATGGCGTTATCTTAATTACAACTAAATCTGGTAAAGCTGGTAAGACCCGTTTCAGCTATGGTACAGATTTTTCATTGGGCAATGGGCTGGTCTTACCTGATTTTCAAAATGTCTATGGACAAGGATTGAACGGAACATTTACACATTTCAGAAAAGATGACGGCACCATTGTTTCGATGAGCGAAGCGCTGAAAAATGGTTACAGCGGTATGCCTAAAATGAGTGCAGGACGTGACCGTACGACACGGGCAAGCTGGGGTGCAAAAATGGAAGGCCAGACTTATGAAGATGCTTATGGCAACATCTTACAGTTAACACCAAAACCAGACACCTACTCGTCGTTTTTTCAAACGGAGAAACAGTTTGTCAACAACCTCAGTATCGATGGCGGAACCGACAAAGTAAACTACCGTTTTTCATTTGCCAATACAGATGTTAAGGGTTATATCCCAACGAATACGCTGAAGAGAAACAATTTCGGTTTGCGCACGCAAGCCAAAATAACCGATAAATTTCATATCGACATCAAGGCGAACTATATTGCACAAAAGGGACAAAACCGACCTACGTTGGCCGATGCGGCAGACAATCCTGCCTACCTATTTATCAGCCAGCCGCGAAGCCTGGGCAACGACATCATGGCACAGTATAAATGGACCGCACAGGAGATCAGCAGACAGCTCGGATTTTCGGGATTGACGGAAAGATTGGAGAAAACATATGCCACCAATAGTTCCACAGCCAACCCCTTTTGGACCATTCATGAAAACCATAATGAAGATCGTCGGGACCGCATCATAGGATTGCTCCGTCTGAGTTACGACTTTGCACCTTGGCTTAAGGTTACAGCGACCGGGGGTACGGACTTCTATACCGACCAACGGTTTCGCTACCGTCCAATAAACACCTACCAAAGCTTGAACCGAAAAGGTGATATTCGCGAAGAGGTCATCAGAGCGCGCGAAGACAATTTTGACGTCCTCGCTAGCTCCAACTTCAAATTGACCGATGACATTAAACTCAGTGCCAACTTAGGGGCCAGCCATCAAAGCCGGTATTTGCGAATGACAGGAAATTCAGGTAATCAATTTATTGTGCCGAATCTCTTTGTAATCAATAACACCACGACAAATAGTTACATATTTGACCTGATCGAGTCCAAGATTAATTCGGCTTATCTATCGGGCCAGTTCAGTTACAAAGACTATTGGTTTGTCGATTTCTCTGCCCGTAACGACTGGTCTTCGACCCTGTCAAAGGAGAACAATTCATTCTTCTACCCTTCTGTAAGTTCCAGTTTGGTCTTATCGGATGCGTTCAAATGGCAATCTGACGCACTGTCTTTCGCCAAAATCAGAGCTTCATGGGCCCAGGCCGGTAGTTCAGGAAACCCCTATCAGCTGACAGGAGCATATAGCCTCAACCAGTATACCCATGGTGGTATACCGATGGCTTCTTATACCGAAATTATTCCTGATCCGAATTTGAAAAACGAATTGACCACGTCTATCGAAGCTGGGGCAGATCTAAGATTCCTAAAAAACAGACTTTCTTTCTCCTTCACCTACTATCAGGCCAAGACAAAGAATCAGATTTTGGACGTACCAATCGCTCCTTCTAGTCTCTATGTAAAAAACAGGATCAACGCTGGAGAAATTAGCAACAGAGGTATCGAATTTGTCTTGGGAGCAACACCGATCAAAAGCGAATCGGGTTTTGAATGGAATACCACCTTCAATTACAACCGCAACCGGAATAAAGTTGAATCACTCTATCCCGGTGTAGAAAGCTTTTTACTCGCTACAGACCGCGGGATAAATGTGGTTGCAGAAGTCGGAAAACCATTTGGCCAGCTCATTGGGACACAGTTTGCCTGGATCAAAGATGAGCAAGGAAATAGGTTGATCGACCCTACCACTGGACTCCCTTTGCGCACAGCCGGACGTGTAGAAACCGATCTTGGAAATGCGCAACCCGACTGGTTGGGAGGTTTTGCCAATACAGTTAAATATAAAGGTTTCAACCTCTACGCGCTTGTCGATATCCGTCAGGGCGGCGTGATCTTCTCCCAGTCGAACCGCGAACAGATTATTTATGGTACTTCAACGAAGACCCTAGAAGGACGAGATGGCACCTACATTGCCGAGGGGATGGTCGGACAAAAAGATGGATCAGGAAACTGGACAAGTACAGGAACAAAAAACAGCAAGCAGGTTGCCGCGCAAGATTACTGGAACATGGTAGCCAGTGATAAAGAAGTTATGGTCTCTGAAGAGATGATCAATGATATGAGTTATATTGCCATGCGCGAAATCAGTCTCTCCTATTCTTTCCCTAAAAAGCTGATGCCACATAAACTTGTTAACTCCCTAAAGTTGGGCGTCTATGGACGTAACCTATTTTATTTTCAACGGAAAACGGATGGATTTTCACCAGAAGCTTCTGCTTTCAATGTAAACAATAGCTCGATTGGTATCGAATCAACTTCACTTCCAATGATGCGCACATTCGGTATTAACCTCACTGTTGGATTGTAA
- a CDS encoding SusD/RagB family nutrient-binding outer membrane lipoprotein, with product MKKKLFKNTFIVGLISVAGLGSCTKDFERINTPPTSVTTVDPSLLLARILRDGTFQESGELPNNKFGSWIQHWAGGPVVPVSRYFEGPENLIWSQHYTLLRNIVQIKQELSGKEDNAEGRSKLAIAELYEAYLYQRLTDLFGDIPYSEITKSNKEINRTPKFDKQEEIYPALVQKVDAAMARLTTGDQSYGSSDFFYKGSIDKWKKFGNSLKLKLGMRMRYANPSLAQKTVTEAMTSAIGLFSSNSDNAAVPTYNDAQAENQNPILRQMTTGSADLRYLANTLVDKLKEFNDPRLPLLAEPVNFNGTATYQGIGVALTDNQLSQLIRANYSTANKSTWFSLTFAPIPSYAFTYSDICFYKAEAALLGWGATPANAQTFFTEGVKAALALPPYNMTAIPSAYEPVLNLSSLTDEQKMEKIATQKWIHLFGRDMEAFAEWRRTGYPRLTPGPNPGSTNGQIPRRAIYSSEETELNAANLKEAAARMTNGDSFLSKVWWDKK from the coding sequence ATGAAAAAGAAACTATTTAAAAATACATTCATCGTCGGACTTATTTCTGTGGCAGGACTAGGATCCTGTACCAAAGATTTCGAACGAATCAATACACCACCAACATCGGTCACCACTGTAGATCCTTCCTTACTCTTAGCCCGTATTCTACGTGATGGAACTTTTCAGGAATCTGGGGAACTACCCAACAACAAGTTTGGCTCTTGGATTCAACATTGGGCTGGGGGACCGGTAGTACCCGTTTCTCGATATTTTGAAGGACCCGAAAATCTGATCTGGTCGCAGCACTACACCTTGCTCCGCAATATCGTTCAGATCAAACAGGAATTGAGCGGCAAGGAAGACAATGCAGAAGGGAGAAGTAAACTGGCTATTGCCGAGCTTTATGAAGCATACCTCTATCAGCGCCTTACAGATTTGTTTGGTGACATCCCCTACTCCGAGATCACAAAATCCAATAAGGAAATTAATCGTACCCCAAAATTTGACAAACAAGAAGAGATCTATCCGGCACTGGTTCAAAAGGTCGATGCAGCTATGGCAAGGCTTACGACCGGCGACCAGTCTTACGGCTCTTCAGATTTCTTTTACAAAGGCAGTATTGATAAATGGAAAAAATTTGGCAATTCGCTCAAATTAAAGCTCGGCATGCGCATGCGGTACGCCAATCCTTCTTTGGCCCAGAAAACGGTTACCGAAGCCATGACTTCTGCAATAGGTCTATTCTCCAGCAACAGTGATAATGCCGCAGTACCGACGTACAACGATGCTCAGGCTGAAAACCAGAACCCGATTTTACGTCAAATGACTACCGGAAGTGCCGATCTACGTTATTTGGCGAATACGCTGGTTGACAAGCTCAAAGAATTCAATGACCCAAGGCTTCCTTTACTTGCCGAGCCTGTCAATTTCAATGGTACAGCAACATACCAGGGTATTGGCGTTGCGTTAACGGATAATCAGTTGTCACAGTTGATTCGTGCCAACTATTCCACGGCCAACAAATCAACGTGGTTTAGTCTCACCTTTGCACCGATCCCAAGCTATGCGTTTACGTATTCGGATATCTGTTTTTACAAAGCCGAAGCTGCACTGCTTGGCTGGGGTGCTACACCTGCCAATGCCCAAACGTTCTTTACAGAAGGGGTCAAAGCTGCGCTGGCACTTCCACCATACAATATGACGGCAATCCCCTCTGCATATGAACCTGTGCTCAATCTAAGCAGCTTGACAGACGAACAGAAAATGGAGAAAATAGCGACACAAAAATGGATTCACCTATTTGGCCGGGACATGGAAGCCTTTGCCGAATGGCGACGTACGGGATATCCTCGATTAACCCCCGGTCCTAACCCAGGTTCCACCAACGGACAAATACCGCGTAGAGCTATTTATTCCAGTGAAGAGACTGAGTTAAACGCAGCAAATTTAAAAGAGGCTGCAGCACGTATGACAAATGGTGACTCTTTCCTATCCAAAGTCTGGTGGGACAAAAAATAA
- a CDS encoding HD family hydrolase, whose protein sequence is MEISDRLLKQIEFIKEIDKIKYIQRKTKLFHSDRHENDAEHSWHLAVMALTLLEYADESIDLLKVVKMVLIHDIVEIDAGDTFIYDLERNHTNTDLERLAAGRIFGILPKDQADELITLWEEFESGQTEEAKFARAMDRLEPLLQNSSNNGGTWNEPGVSYEKVFAKKSVIKDGSTALWAYAEKLIDAGVAQGILKKQ, encoded by the coding sequence ATGGAAATTTCGGATAGATTATTAAAACAAATCGAGTTTATTAAAGAGATTGATAAGATTAAATATATACAGCGAAAAACAAAGCTTTTTCATAGCGACCGGCATGAAAATGATGCTGAGCACAGTTGGCACCTTGCAGTGATGGCGCTAACACTTTTAGAGTACGCAGATGAATCAATAGACCTATTAAAAGTGGTCAAAATGGTGTTGATTCATGATATTGTAGAGATTGATGCTGGCGATACTTTTATCTATGATTTGGAAAGAAATCATACCAACACTGATTTAGAACGCTTGGCAGCAGGGCGGATTTTCGGGATTTTACCAAAAGATCAGGCAGATGAACTGATTACACTCTGGGAGGAGTTTGAGTCGGGACAGACGGAGGAGGCTAAGTTTGCGCGTGCAATGGATCGTTTGGAACCCCTTTTGCAAAACAGTTCCAATAATGGTGGAACTTGGAATGAGCCCGGCGTAAGTTATGAAAAGGTCTTTGCCAAGAAATCTGTCATCAAAGATGGCTCTACTGCGCTTTGGGCATATGCAGAGAAGCTGATTGATGCAGGAGTTGCTCAGGGAATCCTAAAAAAGCAGTAA
- a CDS encoding GNAT family N-acetyltransferase, protein MINLKPLVQQDVSPFYEWINDDISIKYSLSVFQSMHSKGEIDAWFLTVVNDLKNFNRGIFLNDTNKLIGYAGICNISKPNRSGEYFIFIGDRQHWGKGIGSQVTKLLLAIGFETLGLNRIMLTVSEPNYAAIKAYENAGFKLEGRMREACFRDNQFHDKLLMSILKDEWFEKRKQIENNPN, encoded by the coding sequence ATGATTAACTTAAAACCCCTTGTTCAGCAAGACGTATCACCATTTTATGAATGGATCAATGATGACATTTCGATAAAATATTCCCTTTCTGTATTCCAATCCATGCACTCAAAGGGGGAGATCGATGCTTGGTTTTTAACTGTTGTCAATGATCTAAAAAATTTTAATCGTGGAATTTTCTTAAACGATACAAATAAATTGATTGGATATGCTGGCATTTGTAATATTTCAAAGCCAAACAGATCCGGAGAATATTTTATTTTCATCGGAGATCGTCAACATTGGGGTAAAGGGATAGGATCTCAAGTTACCAAATTACTTCTCGCTATTGGATTTGAAACATTAGGACTTAATAGAATTATGCTTACCGTATCCGAGCCAAATTATGCAGCGATTAAAGCGTATGAAAACGCTGGATTTAAACTTGAAGGTAGAATGCGTGAAGCCTGCTTTAGGGATAACCAATTCCACGACAAGCTGCTGATGTCAATTTTAAAGGATGAGTGGTTTGAAAAAAGAAAACAAATAGAAAATAATCCTAATTAG
- a CDS encoding FecR family protein has product MKITKTLIDKYLSGKASAEEIAAVENALANNEFYWEDFMPETEWQGYEMDSDFKNQKEIKAHIFQQIGQKNKNRLGWLKYAAIIFFIGIGAWLGLIQIDSTKHTTTYRSAKKVQPTSQEQPSNLYYINSGNTIQQVSVPDGSTIDLYPNSEVKFSSDFTSISARNIQLKGKAKFTVAKDKTKPFHVHTADLITTALGTVFSVEEGGSAVTKIKLYEGRIEVKSNQHAENKQALHLQFQPNEEISIDRKLQQIIAETRVNTSPSSKRGSFLKTSGQLIFKNLPLQDVLHIISHNYGLKLSVEPKDIRDKYYSGSYKNTASAYVNMLADIQALHKITIHVQTE; this is encoded by the coding sequence ATGAAGATTACAAAAACACTCATCGACAAATACCTAAGCGGTAAAGCCAGTGCGGAAGAAATTGCCGCAGTAGAAAATGCGCTGGCCAATAACGAGTTTTATTGGGAGGATTTTATGCCGGAAACGGAATGGCAAGGATATGAGATGGATTCGGATTTTAAAAACCAAAAGGAAATAAAAGCGCATATTTTCCAACAAATAGGGCAAAAAAATAAGAATCGTTTGGGCTGGTTAAAATATGCGGCTATTATCTTCTTCATCGGAATCGGAGCTTGGCTGGGATTAATCCAAATCGACTCTACTAAACATACCACCACATACCGTAGCGCAAAGAAAGTCCAGCCCACATCACAGGAGCAACCAAGTAATTTATATTATATCAATTCAGGTAATACCATTCAACAAGTTTCCGTTCCAGACGGTTCTACGATCGATCTATACCCCAATTCCGAAGTAAAATTCAGTTCAGATTTCACATCCATTAGCGCACGTAACATCCAATTAAAGGGTAAAGCCAAATTTACGGTAGCAAAGGATAAGACAAAGCCTTTTCACGTTCATACGGCAGATTTGATAACAACCGCACTTGGCACTGTTTTCAGTGTGGAAGAAGGAGGTAGCGCAGTTACAAAAATAAAACTCTATGAAGGCCGTATTGAAGTCAAAAGCAATCAGCATGCTGAAAACAAACAGGCCCTACATCTACAATTTCAACCCAACGAAGAAATCAGCATTGATCGTAAGCTACAACAGATCATTGCCGAAACCCGAGTCAATACTTCTCCATCCAGCAAAAGGGGGTCATTCTTAAAAACTAGCGGACAACTGATCTTTAAAAACCTCCCATTGCAAGATGTACTTCACATCATCAGTCATAATTATGGCCTTAAACTAAGCGTTGAACCGAAAGATATACGAGATAAATACTATAGTGGATCGTATAAAAATACAGCATCTGCATACGTCAACATGCTAGCTGATATCCAAGCACTGCATAAAATAACCATTCATGTACAAACCGAATAA
- a CDS encoding LLM class flavin-dependent oxidoreductase, with the protein MKKIGFLSFGHWSKHPAYRTQTASDTLLQSIDLAVAAEEIGIDGAYFRVHHFANQLASPFPLLAAIGAKTSNIEIGTGVIDMRYENPLYMVEDAGAADLIAGGRLQLGISRGSPEQVIDGWRYFGYNLGENETDADMGRQKALAFLEKLNGIGFAEPNPYPMFPNPPGLLRLEPYSDGLRDRVWWGAASNSTAVWAAQNKMHLQSSTLKYDENGKPFHIQQAEQIRLYKEAWKEAGHAGEPRVSVSRSIFALVNDLDHYYFGQAADKKDKIGMIETDRRAIFGRSYAAEPDQLIKELAQDEAIQEADTLLLTIPNTLGVDYNIHILSAILKYVAPELGWR; encoded by the coding sequence ATGAAAAAAATAGGCTTTTTATCGTTTGGACATTGGTCCAAACATCCCGCATATCGTACGCAGACAGCAAGTGACACCTTGCTGCAATCGATAGATTTAGCTGTAGCTGCAGAGGAAATAGGCATAGATGGAGCTTATTTTCGCGTACACCATTTTGCAAATCAGCTGGCATCTCCGTTTCCTTTACTCGCGGCCATTGGAGCCAAAACCTCTAACATTGAAATCGGCACTGGTGTAATCGACATGCGCTATGAAAATCCGCTCTATATGGTGGAAGATGCAGGCGCTGCAGATTTAATTGCTGGAGGCAGATTGCAGCTGGGAATCAGCAGAGGTTCCCCAGAGCAAGTAATTGATGGCTGGCGCTATTTTGGTTACAACCTAGGCGAAAATGAAACCGACGCTGATATGGGAAGGCAGAAAGCGTTGGCGTTTTTGGAAAAACTTAACGGTATCGGTTTTGCTGAGCCGAATCCTTATCCGATGTTTCCAAACCCACCGGGCCTACTCAGGCTTGAACCCTATTCAGATGGCTTAAGGGATCGTGTGTGGTGGGGAGCAGCGTCCAATTCAACAGCCGTATGGGCTGCGCAAAATAAAATGCATCTTCAAAGCTCTACCTTAAAATATGATGAAAATGGTAAGCCTTTTCATATTCAGCAGGCCGAACAAATCCGCTTATACAAAGAGGCGTGGAAGGAAGCTGGACATGCCGGCGAGCCCCGGGTATCTGTTAGCAGGTCCATCTTTGCATTGGTCAACGATTTGGATCACTACTATTTCGGGCAGGCGGCGGATAAAAAAGATAAGATAGGAATGATCGAAACAGATCGACGGGCGATTTTTGGAAGAAGCTATGCCGCCGAGCCAGATCAACTTATAAAAGAATTAGCGCAAGATGAAGCCATCCAAGAAGCCGACACATTACTCTTAACCATTCCAAATACGTTAGGAGTAGACTATAACATTCATATCCTTTCGGCTATATTGAAATATGTCGCGCCCGAACTCGGCTGGCGTTAA
- a CDS encoding N-acetylmuramoyl-L-alanine amidase, protein MEIKENKLLGVSYRDTPNKGGIIKPVYIIMHYDGAPNSTSAIDWLTDSRSKVSAHLHISRTGVVTQMAPFNVRCWHAGSSTWAGLKGLNTYSIGIELQNKGHEIYTEKQISIALEVCQALIGHYPIRDILGHSDIAPGRKEDPGRQFPWEKFKSLIKGDWNGLT, encoded by the coding sequence ATGGAAATTAAAGAAAACAAGCTGTTAGGTGTTTCATATAGAGATACGCCCAATAAAGGTGGTATTATCAAACCTGTTTATATCATCATGCATTATGATGGTGCGCCCAACTCGACTAGTGCTATAGACTGGTTGACAGATTCGCGAAGTAAAGTGTCTGCGCATCTGCATATAAGTCGTACTGGTGTTGTAACCCAAATGGCCCCGTTTAATGTCAGATGCTGGCATGCAGGTTCTAGTACATGGGCGGGGCTAAAGGGGTTGAATACCTATAGTATAGGTATAGAGTTACAGAATAAAGGTCATGAAATCTATACCGAAAAGCAAATCAGTATTGCGCTTGAAGTGTGTCAGGCACTTATCGGTCACTATCCGATTCGGGATATTTTGGGGCATTCAGATATCGCTCCCGGAAGAAAAGAGGATCCAGGGCGACAGTTTCCCTGGGAGAAATTTAAATCATTAATAAAAGGGGATTGGAATGGACTTACTTGA